A single region of the Liolophura sinensis isolate JHLJ2023 chromosome 9, CUHK_Ljap_v2, whole genome shotgun sequence genome encodes:
- the LOC135475002 gene encoding internalin A-like gives MSSLSNMISLSNMSSLSNMIGLSNMSSLSNMSSLSNMISLSNMSSLSNMSSLSNMISLSNMSRLSNMSRLSNMSSLSNMSSLSNMSRLSNMSSLSNMSSLSNMSSLSNMSRLSNMIGLSNMSSLSNMISLSNMSRLSNMIGLSNMIGLSNMSSLSNMSSLSNMSSLSNMSRLSNMISLSNMSSLSNMSSLSNMSRLSNMIGLSNMIGLSNMIGLSNMSSLSNMSSLSNMSRLSNMIGLSNMSSLSNMSSLSNMSRLSNMIGLSNMISLSNMISLSNMSRLSNMIGLSNMISLSNMISLSNMSGLSNMIGLSNMSSLSNMSSLSNMSRLSNMIGLSNMSSLSNMSSLSNMSSLSNMSRLSNMIGLSNMSSLSNMSSLSNMN, from the coding sequence ATGAGCAGCCTGTCCAATATGATCAGCCTGTCCAATATGAGCAGCCTGTCCAATATGATCGGCCTGTCCAATATGAGCAGCCTGTCCAATATGAGCAGCCTGTCCAATATGATCAGCCTGTCCAATATGAGCAGCCTGTCCAATATGAGCAGCCTGTCCAATATGATCAGCCTGTCCAATATGAGCCGCCTGTCCAATATGAGCCGCCTGTCCAATATGAGCAGCCTGTCCAATATGAGCAGTTTGTCCAATATGAGCCGCCTGTCCAATATGAGCAGCCTGTCCAATATGAGCAGCCTGTCCAATATGAGCAGCCTGTCCAATATGAGCCGCCTGTCCAATATGATCGGCCTGTCTAATATGAGCAGCCTGTCCAATATGATCAGCCTGTCCAATATGAGCCGCCTGTCCAATATGATCGGCCTGTCCAATATGATCGGCCTGTCCAATATGAGCAGCCTGTCCAATATGAGCAGCCTGTCCAATATGAGCAGCCTGTCCAATATGAGCCGCCTGTCCAATATGATCAGCCTGTCCAATATGAGCAGCCTGTCCAATATGAGCAGCCTGTCCAATATGAGCCGCCTGTCCAATATGATCGGCCTGTCCAATATGATCGGCCTGTCCAATATGATCGGCCTGTCCAATATGAGCAGCCTGTCCAATATGAGCAGCCTGTCCAATATGAGCCGCCTGTCCAATATGATCGGCCTGTCCAATATGAGCAGCCTGTCCAATATGAGCAGCCTGTCCAATATGAGCCGCCTGTCCAATATGATCGGCCTGTCCAATATGATCAGCCTGTCCAATATGATCAGCCTGTCCAATATGAGCCGCCTGTCCAATATGATCGGCCTGTCCAATATGATCAGCCTGTCCAATATGATCAGCCTGTCCAATATGAGCGGCCTGTCCAATATGATCGGCCTGTCCAATATGAGCAGCCTGTCCAATATGAGCAGCCTGTCCAATATGAGCCGCCTGTCCAATATGATCGGCCTGTCCAATATGAGCAGCCTGTCCAATATGAGCAGCCTGTCCAATATGAGCAGCCTGTCCAATATGAGCCGCCTGTCCAATATGATCGGCCTGTCCAATATGAGCAGCCTGTCCAATATGAGCAGCCTGTCCAATATGAATTAG